One genomic window of Entelurus aequoreus isolate RoL-2023_Sb linkage group LG07, RoL_Eaeq_v1.1, whole genome shotgun sequence includes the following:
- the LOC133653109 gene encoding uncharacterized protein LOC133653109 has protein sequence MPLQTPPSSPVGLKMPPSTPVGLQTPPSTPVDLQTPPSTPVGLQTPPSSPMSRGLSQLFQLALGRKDKGHTKPE, from the exons ATGCCACTGCAGACgccgccatcctctccggtgggcctgaAGATGCCGCCATCAaccccggtgggcctgcagacgccgccTTCAACCCCGGTGGACCTGCAGACACCGCCATCAaccccggtgggcctgcagacgccgccaTCCTCTCCG ATGAGCcggggcctatcccagctgttcCAGCTGGCTCTGGGACGCAAGGACAAAGGGCACACGAAACCGGAGTAA